Below is a genomic region from Triticum dicoccoides isolate Atlit2015 ecotype Zavitan chromosome 5A, WEW_v2.0, whole genome shotgun sequence.
gctcagcccgtagcagacacgtaaaactttgcaacaacaaagtagaggacgtctaacttgtttttacagggcatgttgtgatgtgatatggtcaaggcgtgatgctatattttattgtatgagatgatcatgttttgtaaccgagttatcggcaactgacaggagccatatggttgtcgctttattgtatgcaatgcaatcgccctgtaatgctttactttatcactaagcggtagcgatagtcatagaagcataagttggcgagacgacaacgatgctatgatggagatcaaggtgtcgcgccggtgacgatggtgatcatgacggtgcttcggagatggagatcacaagcacaagatggtgatggccatgtcatatcacttatattgattgcatgtgatgtttatcttttctgcatcttatcttgctttggttgacgctagcattataagatgatctctcactaaattatcaagatataagtgttctccctgagtatgcacagttgtgaaagttcttcgtgctgagacaccacgtgatgatcgggtgtgataggctctacgttcaaatacaacgggtgcaaaacagttgcacacgcggaatactcaagttaaacttgacgagcctagcatataacagatatggcctcagaacactgagaccgaaaggtcgagcatgaatcatatagtagatattatcaacatagtgatgttcaccattgaaactactccatctcacgtgatgattggacatggtttagttgatttggatcacgtgatcacttagaggattagagggatgtctatctaagtgggagttcttaagtaatatgattaattgaactttaatttatcatgaacttagtcctggtagtattagcatatctatgttgtagatcaatagctcgcgtttagctcccctgttttatttttgatatgttcctagagaaaactaagttgaaaaatgttagtagcaatgatgcggattggatccgtggtatgaggattatcctcattgctacacagaagaattatgtccttgatgcaccgctaggtgacagacctattgcaggagcagatgcaggcgttatgaacgtttggctagctcaatatgatgactacttgatagtttagtgcaccatgcttaacgtcttagaatcagggcttcaaagacattttaaacgccatggatcatatgagatgttccaggagttgaagttaatgtttcaagcaaatacccgagttcagagatatgaagtgtccaacaagttctatagctaaaagatggaggagaatagctcaagcagtgagcttttgctcagattgtctgggtactacaatcacttgaatcaagtgggagttaatcttccagataaaatagtgattgacataattctctagtcaccatcaccaagttagtagaacttcgtgatgaactatagtatgcaagggatgacgaaaacgattcctgagcttttcatgatgatgaaatcgatgaaggtagaaatcaagaaagagcatcaagtgttgatgattaacaagaccactagtttcaagaaaagggcaaaggaaaagaaagggaacttcaagaagaacggcaagcaagttgctgctcaaagtgaaaaaacccaagtcaagacctaagcctgagactaggtgcttctactacaaagggactggtcactagaagcggaactgccccaagtatttggcggataagaaggatggcaaagtgaacaaaggtatatttgatatacatgttattgatgtatactttactagtgtttatagcaacccctcaagtatttgatactagttcagttgctaaagagtagtaactcgaaacgggagttgcagaatgaacagaaactagttaaagagcaaggtgacaatgtgtgttggaagtagttccaagattgatatgatcatcatcgcacactccctatacttacgggattagtgttgaacctaaataagtgttatttggtgtttgcgttgagcatgaatatgatttgatcatgtttattgcaaacgcttattcatttaaattcgagaataattgttgttctgtttacatgaataaaaccttctatggtcatacacccaatgaaaatggttttctcgatcgtagtgatacacatattcataatattgaagccaaaagatgcaaagttaataatgatagtgcaacttatttgtggcactgccgttttaggtcatattggtgtaacgcgcatgaagaaaatccatgttgatgggcttttggaatcacttgattatgaatcagttgatacttgcgaaccatgcctcatgggcaagatgactaagactccgttctccggaacaatggagcgagcaactgacttattggaaataatacatactgatgtatgcaatccgatgagtgttgaggctcgcggcgggtatcattattttctaaccttcatagatgatttgagcagatatgtgtatatctacttgaagaaacataagtctgaaacatttgaaaagtttaaaaaaaccagagtgaagtggaaaatcatcgtaacaagaaaataaagtttctacgatctgatcgcagagacgaatatttgagttacgagttaggtcttcaattaaaacaatgtggaatagtttcacaaactgatgtcacctggaacaccacagcgtaatggtgtgtccgaacgtcataaccgtactttatttgatatagtgcgatctatgatgtctcttaccgatttaccactatcattttggggttatgcattagacacagctgcattcacattaaaaagggcaccatctaaatccgttgagacgacaccgtatggactgtggtttagcaagaaacctaagctatggtttcttaaagtttggggttgcgatgcttatgtgaaaaagtttcatcttgataagctcaaacccaagtcagagaagtgcgtcttcataggatacccaagagtaaatgttgggtacaccttctatcatagatccgaaggcaagatatttgttgctgagaatggatcctttttagagaaggggtttctctcgaaagaagtcagtgggaggaaagtagaacttgatgaggtaactgtacctgctcccttgttggaaagtagttcatcatagaaatctgtttctgtgactcttacaccaattagtgaggaagttaatgatgataatcatgaaagcttcggatcaagttactaccaaacctcgtaggtcaaccagagtatgttccgcaccagagtggtacggtaatcatattctggagttcatgttacttgaccatgacaaacctacgaactatgaggaagcgatgatgagcccagattccgcgaaatggcttgaggccataaaatctgagatgggatccatgtataagaacaaagtgtggactttggttgacttgcccgatgatcggcaagccataaaaaataaatggatcttcaagaggaagacggacgctgatagtagtgttactatctacaaagctagacttgtcgaaaaaggtttttgacaaagttcaaggtgttgactatgatgagattttctcactcgtagcgatgcttaagtctgttcgaatcatgttagcaaattgccgcattttatgaaatctggcaaatggataaacaaaactgcattccttaaaggatttattaaagacagagttgtatatgatgcaaccagaaggttttgtcaatcctaggtgctaacaaaatatgcaaactccagcgatccatctatggactggtgcaagcatctcagagttggaatatacgctttgataagttgatcaaagcatatagttttatacagacttgtggtgaagtatgtatttacaagaaagtgagtgggagcactacagcatttctgataagtatatgtgaatgacatattgttgatcggaaataatgtagaattattctacaaagcataaaggagtatttgaaaggagtttttcaaagaaagacctcagtgaagctgcttacatgttgaccatcaagatctatagagatagatcaagacgtttgataaaGATTTtagaaatggaacagtcaaagaaagagttcttgcctgtgttgcaaggtgtgaagttgagtaagactcaaagcccgaccatggcagaagatagaaagagaatgaaaatcattccctatgcctcagccataggttctataaagtatgccatgttgtgtaccagatctattgtataccctacactgagtttggcaagggagtacaataggcatctaggagtagatcactggacagcggtcaaacttatccttagtggaacagggatatgtttctcgattatggaggtgacaaaaggttcgtcgtaaagggttatgtcgatgcaagttttgacactgatccagatgactttaagtctcaatctggatacatattgaaagtgggagcaattagctgaagtagctcagtgcagagcattgtagacatagaaatttgcaaaatgcataacggatctgaatgtgaaagacccgttgactaagattctctcacaagcaaaacatgatcacaccttagtactctttgggtgttaatcacatagcgatgtgaactagattatttactctagtaaaccctttgggtgttggtcacatgacgatgtgaactatgggtgtttatcacatggtgatgtgaactatcgatgttaatcacatggtgatgtgatctagattattgactctagtgcaagtgggagactgaaggaaatatgccctagaggcaataataaagttattatttatttccttatatcatgataaatgtttattattcatgctagaattgtattaaccggaaatataatacatgtgtgaatacatagacaaacagagtgtcactagtatgcctctacttgactagctcgttaatcaaagatggttatgtttcctagccatagacaaagagttgtcatttgattaacaggatcacatcattaggagaatgatgtgattgacttgacccattctgttagcttagcacttgatcatttagtttgttgctattgctttcttcatgacttatacatgttcctatgactatgagattatgcaactcccgtttatcggaggaacactttgtgtgctaccaaacgtcacaacgtaactgggtgattataaaggtgctctacaggtgtctccaaaggtacttgttgggttggcgtatttcgagattaggatttgtcactccgattgtcggagaggtatctctgggcccactcggtaatgcacatcactataagccttgcaagcaatgtaactaatgagttaattgcaggatgatgtattacggaacgagtaaagagacttgccggtaatgggattgaactaggtattgagataccgacgatcaaatctcaggcaagtaacataccaatgacaaaggaaacaacgtatgttgttatgcggtttgactgataaagatcttcgtagaatatgtaggagccaatgtgagcatccaggttccgctattggttattgaccggagacgtgtctcggtcatgtctacatagttctcgaacccgtagggtccgcacgcttaaaataagatgacggttatattatgagtttatatgttttgatgtaccgaagttagttcggtgtcccggatgtgatcatggacatgacgaggagtctcgaaatggtcgatacgtaaagatcgatatattggacgactatgtttggacaccggaaaggtttcagaagGTTTTGGACATttgtcggagtaccgggggttaccggaaccccccgggaactaatgggccttgttgggccttagtggagagagagcggggccggccagggcaagaggcgcgcccctccccttaagtccgaataggacaaggaaaggggggcgccccccttgcctttcccctctcccactccttccttccccctccttcttggactaggaaagggaggggcaaacctacttggagtaggtttccccctcctagggcgcgccacccccttggtcggccctctcctcctcccccctttatatacggaggaggggggcacccatagacacaacaattgatctcttaatctcttagccgtgtgtggtgcccccctccaccataatccacctcgatcatatcgtagcggtgcttaggcgaagccctgcatcggtagaacatcatcatcgtcaccacgccgtcgtgctgacgaaactctccctcaacactcggctggatcggagttcgagggacgtcatcgagttgaacgtgtgtagaactcggaggtgccgtgcgttcggtacttgattggtcggatcgtgaagacgtacgactacatcaaccgcggtgtgctaacgcttccgctttcggtctacgagggtacgtgaacacactctcccctctcgttgctatgcatcaccatgatcttgcgtgtgcgtaggaatttttttgaaattactacgttccccaacagggggggtgattagaccctcaacaaggaaaagtagcagtttttaatttctttaagttgaggtggagttttagcacaagtttaaacattcacaatacatttcaagcaagcatggcaagagtatatgagcagcagaaagtaaagcatacaaattgcaagaatgtaaagggatgtgattggagtatgcaaacgcaattggagacacggagatttttggcgtggttccgataggtggtgctatcgtacatccacgttgatggagacttcaacccacgaagggtaacagttgcgcgagtccacggaaggctccacccacgaagggtccacgaagaagcaaccttgtctatcccaccatggccatcgcccacgaaggacttgcctcacttgggttggtcttcacgaagtaggggatctccttgcccttacaaactccttggttcaactccacaatcttgacggaggatcccaagtgacacctaaccaatctaggacacAGCACtcgccaaaaggtaatagatggtgtgttgatgatgaactccttgctcttgtgcttcaaatgatagtctcctcaacactaaactctctcacacagatttggatttggtagaaagatgatttgagtggaaatcaacttggggaaggctagacatcaagattcttgtggttggaatggaatatcttggtctcaacacatgagtagatggttctctctcagaaaatgtatgctggaagtgtaggcacgttctgatggctctctccacgaatggaggatgggtggaggggtatatatagcctccacacaaaatctagccgttacacacaatttaccaaactcggccagaccaaatcatgaaactcggtcagatcgatttagttcaaaatgtgaacgttaggattttcgatgggaccgatatgatcaactcggtgggaccgatgtgctagggttagggtaaaacctcaactcggtttgaccgattacacaaactcggtgggaccgattttggtaataagccaagtagagagttggtcaagcaaactcggtgggaccgattgcatatctcagtgagaccgaaattatcgcaacaggtaacagagagtttgcaagcccatctcggtgagatcgagatcccatgGGTGAGACCGTACTGATTagcgtttctggcagtggctatgtcaagtgagctcggtggcgctggatagatcaattcggtgggccgagtttgaattttggtttaggacatatgtggaaatgagaaagcggttgaaggcttttggagcatatcactaagcattttgagcaagcaagccattaagcaacaccccatccccttttaatagtattgacttttctatggactcaatgtgatcttggatcactaaaatgaaaatgtaaagtcttgagcttgagccaatctttgtccttagcatgttgaaggggttccacatcctcttgtccaagccactccattgttgaacttatctaaaatatactagatgaaaatattagtccaacaagagatatgttgacattaattatcaaAATTACCCAGGGAGCATTTGTGCTTTCATAATGGTCATGAGACAAGAATTTGGGAGGACAATTGGATACCGAGAGACGAAATGCTCCGGCCCTACGGATGTATCACTCCAAACCCGCTAGAGATCATTTTTGAGCTCATTGATCCAACATCTGCGTCCTGGGATATGCAGTGAGTCAACGATGTGTTCATGCTTATGGACGCCAAGGTAATCCTTGGGATTCCCCTATGCATGCGCAACATACAAGATTTTTTGGCTCGGAATTTCAAAAGGCATGGGAACTTCTCTGTCAAATCATTGTATAACATGTTGGTCGACACCAAACACAGGAGAGAAGCCTTGATGCCGCAACCACATGGCTTCTCTCATCCTGCAGTGGCAGCTCGCGATATGGCACAAGTGACCTGGAAAACGAAGCGTGACTCACAGACGACTCGTAGACGACAACATCATATCTTTCGGCTGCTTATTTTGGAGTTTGTGGTGCTTCCGCCGCGTTAGGGTTGGGGATTTGAATCCCTAGGGTTCCACCGCCACGGGCACGGGAAGAAACAAAGAAGGGGAGAATGGGGAAAAGTAAACACATTTGCCAAGTCAACACCTAGTCAGATGCGCCAAATCATAGACCACCAGGCAAAATAGTTTTTGATGCGACACTAAACCACTCAGGGTTTGATTAAAATGGTTTTGACATTTTCAGGGTGTAAATCATACCAAATTCTTGTTTTGGAGGTTATGGAGACATTGAGTGGGATCTGAGGGTGAAAACTACTTCTTTCTTTACATCGCCTCGGTACCAAAACTTGTTTAGACCGGCTCGGCCCAATAAATATTTTTCTACTGGTTTTTTGTTCCGTTGGATGGCTTTCTTCTACATGTTATAGGCAACCTTCCGACTCAATGAAGCGCCTAGCAGTCACACGAGTGTATGGGCCAGCCAGTGCACGGGAGGCCATTGCCTCATTTTTGTTTTTTCAtgtttttattttttactttgttTATACTTCCAATTTTCTAAATAAACATATTACAAAAATTCTTTTCACAAAACATTTCAAAAAATATATTAATCAGGCATGTGGAAAATGTTAAATGTACAcagaaaatgtttctcatgtatacgaaaaatgtatacAAAAGATATATAACGTGTCTGGAAAAAGTCGATAATGTATTTAGAAATGTTAATATAAGCATTTGAAAATATGtttaacaagtatttgaaaaatgttaatcaaggatttgaaaaatgttaaatgtgtataaaactgTTCaccattttttttaaataatcctgTATCTGAAAAAAtgataatcaagcatttgaaattttttatttttataaaaatattgaccatgtattccaAAAATGTTAATAtagtatttgaaaaatgtaaatcaagaatttgaaaaaatgttaaatgtgtagagAAAAAATGTTTACCATGTATTGAATTTTCTTTTTTAATCTTGGAGAAAATGTCAATCAAGGATATGAAAAAAAGACTGTAAAATGTGTATCGAAAAAATGTTGACCACGTATGGAAAAAATGTTAATCTAGTATTTGAAAAATAATAACCAAGGATTCAAAAATGGTAAGTGTGTAtaggaaaaaatgttgaccatgtattaaataaATATTAATTTTGTATTTGAAAACTATTGAAAGTGTATTAAAAACATGTACTACATGTGTACCAAAAATGTACATAAAAAACAATGTAAATATGAGAGAAAACAAAAGGAAACaaatgaaaaaacaaaaacaaaacaaagaaaaatgataaaaaaggaaataaaataaaataaagcctTTGCGCATGTTCTAACCAGTCTATTTCTTTTAAGTATGCACGAATGGGCCGGCCCTTAACTGTAGACACTTCAGGCGAGAACGATGGAACAATAGAGAGCAACTAGTTGATGAGCGCTTCTTCGGGAGCCCCCCAACGATCGCTTGGGGGTGGACTGAGAGCGCACCACTTGACGCGCTCTTAGCTGCCACCATGTGTCGTGCTCTGACCACTCCCTCCAGATTTGTTTTTTTCTAATACATGTTGAAGTTTTTAAATAGACGTCAAACTGTTTTTTAACACACGATGGACGTTTGGTGAATACACGATGAACATTCTTTTTAGTCGTGAACACTGTTTTGAATTACATGAAGATTTTTTAAATACACTGTGAACACCCTTTTAATATACTCTTTTTTGTGTGTAAAATAACAGTTGACCATATGTAGGATATTAGTAAAATACGGACCACCTTTATGAAGACGcgtgatctttttttatttttgaaaaagaAATACATGAATAAATTTTTGAGACATGCAACACCTTTACATAAAATACACAAACATTTAACAGAAATTAGCTTTTCATGCGTCTTTCATTTGAAAGAAAATAGGGTCTCATATGCTCGCTttgtaccaaaatataagacgtttttttcgGTTTCGCATAGGGCATGAAGAACGTCTGTATTTTGTTGTGGAGGGAGCATCTCTTGAATATACATGAACATCTGAGGTTTAAGAGAAAGAATTGAGTGAACAAAATGAAGGCAGCGAaaaagaagaaggggaagaagcgaACGGGACGAAGCTGGGCGTACGCGCTGCGGTGAGCACGTACGCGGCAGTCAGCCACAGTCCTGGTGAGTGACGCCCCTGCATCTTCACCTGTTTGACCCGTACGTACGGGTGCTCCCACAGATGCGGCCCCTACCCACCATTGGCCTCCACTAGTCCACTGcacctgctctgctctgctctgtttTTGCGTAGCCAAGCCACCACCTACTCCCGTTGGAGCGCAAAACAAAAACATTCCCTCCCACCCCTCCCTGCTCCTCCCGCTCTCGCTCTATAAATATACTGCTCTGCTCCTAGCTACTACCACTAGCGTTAGCACCGTAGCACCACCTCAGCTTGAAGGTCGCAAGCAGAGCAGACACTCCGCCCGTCGCTGACCGCACCGCTGCGATGAAGGTAATCTGATCGATCGACGACGCCATTGATCTATGCATCTCTGGCGGCCTGTCTACATCTCTTCCCGCGTTTTGCTTCTCTTATTAGCATGCCGCTCATGTGTTTATACCATGCAGAAGGTGCGGGCGAGGCCGCGGCGGATCCCGGCGTTCGGCGAGTGGAACTACTACGACGACGGCGGGTACGGGTACGGCGACGGCGCCGGCGACTGGCCGGCCACCCAGTGCTTGGACTCCGCCAGGCAGGCCGGCCTGTTCGTCTCGTTGCCGGCTTCACCGAAGCCACTCAAGAAGGTGAGTAGTGCATGGAGTCTTGCTCGGCAAAAGCCGGATTCTTGCCTTAACGAGTTTTGCTACTGATTTTGTAAACAACAGACGAGTCCTGCTGATTGCATCATATACGTAGATTACTACTACTCCCTCCCTTCCATAatatagtgcctatagattttttgagaagtcacactttacaaactttgaccaagtttgtataGAAAAAGACTTATATCTACAATTTCAAAAATATATAATGTGAAACTACATcttatgatgaatctagtgatatatGTTACGCACCACCGGCGGAGCTAGGCAAGATGCGTTGAGGGGGCCAAACAGGAAATAAGGGTGTTTGCAAGGGGCAGAAGACAATATTTTTCTTAATTTAATCTTCCCTAAAAAATTCCCCACGTAGTTTTACCAAGGCTGAGGGGCCCACGGCACCTGCAGGAACCAACGTAGCTCCGCCACTGTTACGCACtctagatgtaaatatttttctccacaAACTTGGTCGAAGTtgatgaggtttgacttttcaaaaaaatctataggcactacattatggaacggaggaagtactaaatGAGTATTGTACACGTTTAGAACAAGCTATTTTACTACTAGTAGAAAAGTTCGGAGCATCGTAGAAACGAAGAAACACCATCGTTTGCGGCAGCCACTCTAGTCTAGCAAAAGGACCAGCAAAAACATGTAGTACGAAATACAGTCACGAGTCATGACGTCCAATAATAAGTTTTTCACCGTCCCGGTGTCGCAGTAAAAATGTCGTTGTCCTGAAAAAAAAACAGATGGTCGCAGTGAAAACGCTGTTACTTTTTGCTGTAACCTCTGTGCTCATTATCACTAGGTGGTAAAGTGGGGTGACAGCGGCACGCTGGAGGTGGACGGGGAGCAGAGGCAGAGGCAGAGGCAGAAGGTGGTGGTGGGGCTGCGCGAAGAGCACGGGCCGAGGAAGCAGCAGCAGGGGAAGCCCATAGAAATTTACCTGAAAGTGTCTGACGCCGCCGACGCCCAGCTCGCCGCGAGCTGCACCAAAACCCGCAGGGCGAGGGTGGTCAAAGCCGTGGACGAGGACCTCTACGTGATCCCGCCGGACATGCTCTGCCACAACAACCCACGCGTAAGTAACCGACCCGTGGGCCCCCACGAAACCTGGAGGACCTTTCGTGTTTACTGCTTAAAATTATGGTCTTATCTCACTGACAGAGGAATCATGTAGTCCACTACTCGTTCACTGTTTAGCTACAGTCTTATCTTACTGACGAGTGTTTATTGGCTCCTACGGCTGCAGTAGAAGAGGCTGACACAAGTGTTTAATGAGGGTCTTACTAGTATCTTCTTACTGACGGGTGTGTTTATTCCTTGGTGCAGAAGAGGCTGACGAAAAGGC
It encodes:
- the LOC119304044 gene encoding uncharacterized protein LOC119304044 isoform X2, whose product is MKVRARPRRIPAFGEWNYYDDGGYGYGDGAGDWPATQCLDSARQAGLFVSLPASPKPLKKVVKWGDSGTLEVDGEQRQRQRQKVVVGLREEHGPRKQQQGKPIEIYLKVSDAADAQLAASCTKTRRARVVKAVDEDLYVIPPDMLCHNNPRKRLTKRLWIGCLGCVSA
- the LOC119304044 gene encoding uncharacterized protein LOC119304044 isoform X1 gives rise to the protein MKKVRARPRRIPAFGEWNYYDDGGYGYGDGAGDWPATQCLDSARQAGLFVSLPASPKPLKKVVKWGDSGTLEVDGEQRQRQRQKVVVGLREEHGPRKQQQGKPIEIYLKVSDAADAQLAASCTKTRRARVVKAVDEDLYVIPPDMLCHNNPRKRLTKRLWIGCLGCVSA